ATTAGCGGATAATAAAAGTTGATAGAGATTAACATCCCTTTCAACTAAGCAAGCATGACCGCTATGAGGTAAAGCTATGATCTGATGATTAGGGAAAATATTACTTAAATATTGTGCTTCTGCTTCTGAAGGTAAAAGTCGGTCATTTCTACTACCAATTAGTAAGACAGGTTGAGTAATTTGAGATAATTTATTCTCGTCAATATCAAAGTCTCTCATCAGGGATAATCGCTGATTAGCAGTTTCTTGTGGTGCGGAACTAGTCGATTTTGAAAGAGCAAGGCTTGCAGTAGGTGGAATTCGACTTAAATTAGCTAGAAATGGTAAAGATAAAAACGAGGATATTTTATAAAAAAGTTGAGGTGTGTAAGGAAATAAAAGTGAACCTAAATTTAACCAAGGTACTCGATGAAATGAAGAAGCAGAATTAATTAAAATAATCTTTGTAAATAGCTGAGGAAACTTTTCTAGGACTTTGAGTGCCAAGCAACCACCGAATGATTCTCCACAAAGATAAACGTGCCTACGCGGTATTTTTTCTAGTTCTATCTTAGTTAAATTTATCACTTTTTCTGTCATTTCATCCCAACTTGTTAGATCGTCAGGTGGAATAACAAAACAACGCACATCAAAAGCAGCTTCTAAACCTGCTGTTTGAATATATATCAATTCCTTCCCAGTCTCATCCATCCCCGGTAGAAACACAAAGAGTGGATAATTTGGGTTAGATGATTGCGTAGTTATAAAATAAGGATGACTTTGAGTTTTAGGTGGCATAACTAAACTAATATATATTGATAATGAAATCTCTAACGTTGGCAAGTCATCAAATAATCTTAATTCCGACTAAACTAATTCAGAAGCAGTCCTGCTTATTTTTCCACTTTCTTGTGTTTTAATATCATCACTATTTGCTGTTAAAGACTCCTGTATTAAACGTAAATCAAGCAGACTGGCGACCCAACCAGCCGTCAATCCTTGGAAAAAAACTGTCATCATTATTGTCAAAAATACTAAGGCTTTAATTGAATCACCGCCATTAATACCCTGTTTTGTAAGTGAAACCGCAAATAAAGAAGCTAAAGAAGCAGCTACAATTCCACGAGGAGCAACCCA
This window of the Tolypothrix sp. NIES-4075 genome carries:
- a CDS encoding alpha/beta fold hydrolase, encoding MPPKTQSHPYFITTQSSNPNYPLFVFLPGMDETGKELIYIQTAGLEAAFDVRCFVIPPDDLTSWDEMTEKVINLTKIELEKIPRRHVYLCGESFGGCLALKVLEKFPQLFTKIILINSASSFHRVPWLNLGSLLFPYTPQLFYKISSFLSLPFLANLSRIPPTASLALSKSTSSAPQETANQRLSLMRDFDIDENKLSQITQPVLLIGSRNDRLLPSEAEAQYLSNIFPNHQIIALPHSGHACLVERDVNLYQLLLSANFTVA